The genomic window AGTCGCGAATGAAGCGCTGCCAGCCGCCCGAGCACGGGCGCCACGTGGCGGCGCCCGAACGAGACCGGCGCACCGACGCGCAGGGTCCCGACTGGTTCGTCACGTCCGGTCGCGAGGCGCTCCTCGGCGGTGGCCAGCGCATCGAGTACGCGTTCGGCATGGGCGCGGAGTTCCTCGCCTGCCTCGGTGGCCGAGAGGCTGCGCGTCGTACGCTGGATCAGGCGCACGCCGACGCGTCGCTCCAGGCTCGCCAGCCGCTTGCTGACGACAGCGAGCGTCACGCCGAGGTCGCGGGCGGCGGCGGACAGGCTGCCGAGCGCGAGGATGCGCTCGAAGGTACGTAGCTCGTTCAGGTCGTCCAGCACATTCTCAACTCGTGGGCGAGGCTATCTATAAAGAAAGCGCGCTTATCTCTCAGACCGCAAGAGCGCATGTTCCGGCCATGACGCAGCGCGCAGCCGCCCCGACCCGACGAACCCTTCTGATGTCGGGCATCGCCGCGGCGGCCTGCGCCGTCTCGCATCCGGAGATTTCCATGGCGGACGAATCCGCATTCTGGCCGAACGGCGCCCGCCTCGCGGTCAGCTTCTCGCTGATGTTCGAGGGCGGCGGACAGCCGATCTCAGGGGCGGGCGGCGTCATCCCGGATCCCATCGAGAAGGGACTGCCGGACCTGCCCACCAACGCCTTCTTCCAGTACGGCGTCTACGAGGGCATCCCGCGCCTCCTCGACCTGTTCGACCGGCATCAGGTGAAGATGTCGTCCTTCATGATCGGGCGCGCCGTCGACAAGGCGCCCGACCTCGCGCGGGAGATCGTGCGGCGCGGCCACGAGGCCGCCGCCCACGGGCGGACCTGGGAGAACTCGTACAGTCTAGCCCCCGAGGCCGAGCGCGCCTTCATCAGTGACAGCGTCGCCAGCATCGAGCGCGCGACGGGGCAGCGGCCGGTGGGCTGGAACGCGTACTGGATGCGCAACTCGGCCCACACCCTCGACATCCTGCAGGGGCTCGGCTTCCGCTACCACATCGACGAGCCGAGCCGGGACGAGCCGTTCATCGTGCCGCTGAAGGGCGGCGACTTCGTCACCGTCCCCTACACCTTCCACATGAACGACATCGTGTCGTTCCCCTTCGTGGGCTGGAACCCCGCCGCCTACGAGCAGGCGCTACGGGACGAGTTCGACCAGCTCTACGAGGAGGGCGCGCACCGCCGCCGGATGATGGTGGTGAGCCTGCACGACCGCATCTCCGGCCACGCCGCCCGGGTACGCGCGCTCGACCGTTTCCTCGCCTACGCCCGCTCGAAGCCCGGCGTCTGGTTCGCGCGCAAGGACGCGATCGCCGACTGGGCGCTGAAGGCCCGTGAGGCCACGCCCGTCATCGTCCGCGGCGCACCCGCCGAGACCGGCCTGCCGGGCTCCGCCGGCTGATCGGACGCCCTCGCCTGGGCGGAGAGGAACACGAGGACAAGGAGACATCGCATGCCTATCGATCTGAACGGACGGAGCGTGCTCGTCGTCGGTGCGGGCGGCGGCATCGGCCGGGCGACGGCGCAAGCCTTCGCGCAGGGCGGTGCCCGCGTCGTGGCGGCGGGGCGACCGGGCGCGAAGCTCGACGATGCGGTGCGAGCCGCAGGCGACCGAGCGGCCGCCCTCGACTTCACCGACGACGCGGCCGTCGCGGCGTTTTTCGCGGACCGCGAGCCGTTCGACCACGTGGTCGTGGCGGCGGCCTCGACGAAGACCGGGCCGGTCGGGGGGCTCGCGCTCGCGGATGCCCGAGCCTCGATGGACTCGAAATTCTTCGGCGCCTACCGGATCGCCCGGTCGGCGAAGATCCGCGACGGCGGCTCGCTCACCTTCGTGTCGGGCTTCCTCTCGACCCGGCCGAGCGCGACCTCCGTGCTCCAGGGCGCGATCAACGCCGCCCTCGAAGCCCTCGCGCGCGGCCTCGCCCTGGAACGGGCGCCGGTGCGGGTCAACACCGTCTCGCCGGGCCTCATCGACACGCCGCTCTATGCCGGCATGCGGTCGGAGGATCGGCAGGCGATGTTCGCGCGGGCCGCCGGGCGGCTGCCGGCCGGCCGTGTCGGAGCGCCCGAGGACATCGCCCAGGCCATCCTGTTCGTGGCGACCAATCCCTTCGTCACCGGCTCGACCGTCACCGTCGACGGCGGCGGCACCATCGCCTGAGCGCCCCGATGCGCCTCGACCACGCCACCCTGCGCACCCGCGACCTGTCGGGCCTGCGCCGCTTCTTCGAGGACGTGTTCGATCTTCGGGACGGCTTCCGCCCGGCCTTCGGCTTTCCCGGCCACTGGCTCTACGCGGGCGACGAACCCCTCGTGCATCTCATCCCGGTGCGACCCGATGCGCCCGATCCGGAGCGCGGGGGCGAGAGCATCGATCACATCGCCTTCCTGCGCGGCGACCACGATGCGTTCCGCGGGCGGCTCAACGCCCGCGGCATCCCCTACAGCCGCATGGAGCTGCCCGAGATCGGCGAGCGCCGCGTGTTCCTGCATGCGCCCGGCCGCACGCTGATCGAGGTCGCCTTCCGCGACCTGAACACGATCCGAACCGGAGAGACCGCCCGATGATCCCGCCGTTCCGCTCCCTCGCCGCGGCCGCGCTGCTCGCGGCCTCGCCCGCAGCCGCCGAGACGCTCGTCGCGCCCGACGTGCTGACCGTCGATCCCGGCCTGCCGCCGACGCAGCGCGAGGCGGTGGTGCTCGCGGCCCGGCGCTACGCCACCTTCTGGAACACCGGCGACCCGGCCTACGCGCGGGCGGCGCTCGCCGAGACCTTCGTGGACGAGACGCTGCCGCCCGGTCGCGTGCAGGGACCGGCCGGGCCGCTCCTCGCCTCCGAGGGTTTTCGCAAGGCGGTGCCGGACCTGACCTGCGAGATCGTGCAGATGATCGTGGCGGGCGACCGGGCGGTGCTGCATCTGCGCTTCCGCGGCCACTTCACCGGCACCTTCGAGGGGAAGCAGGGCCGGGGTCAGCCGGTCGCGTTCATCGCCACCGACATCTATCGGGTGGCCGACGGGCGCATCGCCGCCAACTGGCACATCGAGGACAACCTCACGCTCCTGCGCCAGCTCGGCGCCGTCCCGGCGCCCTAGAAGCATAGCGCGCTTCCAAAACGACGAACCGCTCACGGGAGACAGTCTCATGCCCTCTCCGCGCCGCTCCCTCGCCGCGGCTCTCATCCTCTCGGCGATCTTCGCGGGCCCGGGCCGTGCCCTGGCCGCGGAGGATCCCCGCCTCGCGGCGGCGATGAGCCTCGACGTGCCCTCGACCGGCGTGAGCATCGCGCCGGACGGGCGCCGCTTCCTGGTGCTCGCCCGGCTCGACGGCTCGGGCGGCCCGCAGGTCGTGGAATGGAAGGACGGCGCGCTCGTCCCCTATCCGGATGCCGCGTGGAACGGCTGGTCGAAGGGCCGTGATCCGGCAGGCGGCTTCGTGCGGGTCAACGCCCAGCGCATCGGCCCGGACGGGGCGCTCTGGCTCGTCGACACCGGCGCCCCCGGCATCGGCAATCCGGTCCTTGCGGGCGGCCCGAAGCTGATCCGCGTCGATCTCGCAACGAACCGCGTCGCGCGCGTCTATCCGCTCGCCGCCGCGACGAAGGCGGACAGCTTCGTCGACGACGTCCGCTTCAACGGCGCCCACGCCTACCTCACCGATGCGGGCGCGCCGGGCCTGATCGTGCTCGATCTCGCATCGGGGCAAGCGCGCCGCGTCCTCGATCGCCATCCCTCGACGTTGAGCGACCGCCCCGTCTCGGCCGAGGGCAAGCCGATGCACGGTCCCGACGGCAAGCCGCTGCATATCCACGCCGACCAGCTCGAGGTCTCGCCGGACGGGCGCTGGTTCTACTACCAGCCGAGCTCGGGACGGATGTCGCGGATCGAGACCCGCTACCTCGACGACCCGTCGCTCCCCGACGCGGAGCTCGCCAGGCATGTCGAGCCCTTCGCCGACACCCCCTCGACCGGGGGGACCGCCATCGACGCGGCCGGCAACCTCTACGTCAGCGACACCGACCGGCTCGCGGTCCTGAAGGTCGCGCGCGACGGCGCGACCACGACGCTGGTGCAGGATCCGCGCCTCGTCTGGGTCGACGCGATGTGGATCGATGCGCAGGGCCGCCTGTGGCTGCCGGCGGCCCAGCTCGACCGGATGGCGCCGTTCAACGACGGCAAGGACCGCGTCGAGCGGCCGATCCGGGTCTTCACCCTCGACATCGGCGCGCGGCCCGCGCCGAACGACCATCGCTGAACCGGAGGCTGCCATGACCCGCGACGACGGCACCGTGCAGCCGGCCGCCGGGCCGGCCGTCCGCCAGCTTGTCGAGGTCGGCGCGGGCCTGCTTGTAGTGAGCGACCGAGGCGGACAGGTGCGCTTCGTCTCGACTGCCCGCGATCCTCGGCAGCAGGGCTGCCAGCGCGTGCTTCACGTCGCCGATCAGGCCCTGCTCCACCGGCACCCGGCGGCCGATGCTCTCGGGGCGGATGTCGATCTGCGCGATGCGCGCATCCTTCGGGTAGAACTGGCGATAGGGGAAGTCCGTGCCGAGCATCAGCAGGGCGTCGCAAGCCCCCATCGCGTAGTAGCCCGAGGAGAAGCCGATCAGGCCGGTCATGCCGACATCGTAGGGGTTGTCCCACTCGATGTGCTCCTTGCCGCGCATCGCGTGGACGATCGATGCCTTGAGGGCCGCGGCCAGCGCCACGACCTCGTCGTGCGCCCCCTCGACGCCGCCGCCGCAGAGCAGCGTGACGCGCTGCGACTCGTTCAGGAGGGCCGCGAGGCGGTCGAGGGCGTCGTCCGGCGGCACGACGGCCGGCGCAGGCGGCAGCATGCCCAGCCTCTGCGGCGCCGGCGCGTCCGCCGCCTCCTTCAGCGCCACGTCGCCCGGGATCACGATCACCGACACGCAGCGTTCCGCCACCGACCTGCGGATCGCCTGCTCCAGCACGCGCGGCATCTGCGCCGGGCTGGACACCAGCTCGCAATAGCTCGAGCACTCCCGGAAGAGCTGATCGGGATGGGTCTCCTGGAAGTAGCCCGAGCCGATCTCCGCGGAGGGGATATGCGCGGCGATGGCGAGCACCGACACGCGCGAGCGATGCGCGTCGTAGAGGCCGTTGATGAGGTGCAGGTTGCCGGGCCCGCAGGACCCGGCGCAGACGGCGAGCTGCCCGGTCGCGTGGGCGTCGCCCGCCGCGGCGAAGGCGGCGACCTCCTCGTGGCGGACATGCAGCCACTCGATTCGCGCCGCGCGCGCGGATCGCCTCGGTGATGCCGTTCAGGCTGTCGCCGACCACGCCGTAGATCCGGCGGACGCCCACCGCCTCCGGCGTCTCGACGAACTGCTCTGCCACGTTGCGCGCTATCATTCGCTCCTCAGATCAGGTGTGTGGATCGAGCGGCCTCGATCAGTTCGTCGCGGTAATGCGGAGGGCGAAGCCGATGGGAGCGTCCGTCCGCGTGCTGCTGAAGGCAGCGCATCAGGCTCTGGCGCACGTGAAAGTCGGCGATTGCCGAGGTATGGCCGGCGAAAGGTGCGTGGACGAGGATTGGGACGCCGTCACCGGAGCTCGTCGAATAATCGAGCAGCCGCAGGGTCTTCAGTTCGAGCGCCAGGCGATGGGGGGTCGCGAGGCGCGGGTCGGGCCCGAACCGGATGCGCGACGATTCCATGAAGGCGTCGAACAGGCGGTTCATGGCGTCCGTCGGGCTCGTAGCGCCGTGGGCGAGCGAAGAAGGGCGCGTCGCCGAGGACGCGGCGTCGCGTCCTGCGTGGGAATGGTCGATCATGGGACGGGACGGGTTGCCGATATCGCGCATGGGCTGCCGGTCAGATCAGGTGCTGCTGCCGAGCGGCCTCGGTCAGAGCGTCGCGGAAGTCGGGATGGGCGATGGCGATGAGCGCCTGCGCCCGTTCCGTGGAGGAACGTCCCTTCAGGTTCGCCGACCCGAACTCGGTGACGATCCAGTGCGTGTCGATGCGCGGGGTCGTCACCGGTCCGGAGAGCCGGGGCACGATGCGCGAGACCTTGCCGTGTACCGCCGTCGCGCTCGCGGCGATGATCGACCGGCCGCCGCGCGAGGCGTAGGCGCCGCGCACGAAGTCGAGCTGGCCGCCCGAGGCCGAGTACTGGTGGCCGAGCATGTGCTCGGAGTTGCAGGCGCCGGTCAGGTCGATCTCGATCGTGCCGTTGATCGAGACCACGTTGTCGTTCCGCGCGATCACGGCCGGGTCGTTGACGTAGTCGACCGGCCAGCTCTCGACCGCCGGGTTGTCGTCGAGGAAGTCGTACATCGCCTTCTGCCCCATGGCGAAGGTGAAGACGCTCCTGCCCCGGTTGAGCGCCTTGGCGCGATTGGTGACGTTGCCCGCGCGGATCAGGTCGACCATGCCGGGGCACATCACCTCGCTGTGGATGCCGAGGTCGTTGCGCTCGCTCAGCTCGGCGCAGACCAAGTTGGGGAGCGCCCCGACGCCCATCTGAAGGCAGGCCCCGTCCGGCACCATCGCGGCGATCGTCCTGGCGATCGCGCGGTCGGTGTCCGAACCGGAGCGGACCGGCAGTTCGAGCAGCGGCGCCTCGTGCTCGACGATCGCCGTCACCTCGGAGACGTCGAGAGCCGCACCCGAGCCGAACACGCGCGGCATGCGCGGGTTGACTTCGACGATCAGACGCTTGGCCGCCCGGGCCACGGCGGTGGAGTAGTCGTTGCCGGTACCGAAGCTCATGGTGCCGTGCCGGTCCATCGGCGAGACCGTGCAGACGAAGGTGTCGATCTGTGCTTCCTCGATCAGCAGGCGCGGCGACTGGTGGAAGTTGTTGGGCACGTAGTTCAGGAACTTGGTGTTCCCGTGCGCCACGCCCGCCTTGACGTTCTTGCGGTCGATGCCCGTCATGAACATGCAGTAGGGCTTGATGCGGTCGCGCAACGCGTAGTTCAGCACGGTGTCGCCCGCGATCGACGTCGCCTCGAAGTAGTAGAGCCTGAGATCGAGAGCGGGCTCGGCCCGCGCCCGCTCCGCCAGCGCGCCGAGGAGCGCCGGTGGCTCGGCCATGGCCATGCCCATCGCGATCCGGCTGCCGGAGGGGATGGCCGCCACCGCCTCCTCCGGGCTCGTCAGCTTGGCGCGGTAGCGTTCGGAGAGCGTCATGCCGGCCTCCCTCAATAGCCCGCGGCTTCTTCGGGCGAGTGGCCGCGCCTGTGCACGAGCATGGTGCGCTCGAAGCTCATCACCTCCTGGCCGTCCTGGTTGAGGCCGCGGGTCGAGACGGTGACGATCCCTTGCGTCGGACGGCTCTCCGACGCGCGCTTATGCAGCACGGTACTCTCGGCATAGAGCGTGTCGCCGGCGAAGACCGGATGGCTCGCCTTGACCTTGTCCCAGCCGAGATTGGCCACGACCTTGGCCGAGACGGTGCGCACGCTCATCCCGGTGAGCAGCGCCAGCGTGAAGGTCGAGTCGACAAGCATCTTCTTCCACTCGGTCTTCGCCGCGTAGGCGGCGTCGAAATGGACCTGCTGGACGTTGAGCGTCAGCAGCGTGAACCAGGTGTTGTCGGTCTCGAGGATCGTGCGGCCGGGCCGGTGCTCGAACACGTCGCCGGGCTCGAAGTCCTCGAAGTACAGCCCCGAGGTCTCGCGGTAGCGCCGCTCGCCGACGGTTTTGTAGGCGGAGAGAAGGTTTTCCATCGCGATTGCTCCTTGTGTCTCGTCAGTTCGTGGGCAGAGGCTCGCCCGCTGCCGCGAGCGTCCGCCGCGCTTTGCGCGCCACGGCCTCGTCGATCATCCGCCCATCGACGGTGCCGACGCCCTTGGCGTTCTCGGCCAGGATCCGGCGCGCCACATCGACGACCGCAGGACTCGGCGTGAGATGCGCGTTGATGGTCGCGATCTGGCCCGGGTGGATTGCGGCCTTCGCTGCGAAGCCCAGGGTGACCGCCGCCTTCGTCTCCCGGGCGAGGCCGTCGCCGTCGCGGATGTCGAAGAAGGGCGTGTCGATGGTCGTGAGACCCGACAGGGTCGCCGCCGCGACGAGGCGCGAGCGCGCGTGCAGCAGAGGCTCCCAGGCGGTGTCCGCCCCGAGATCCGCCGCCATGTCGGCCGCGCCGAACATCAGTCCGGCGAGCCGCGGCGTGGCGCCCGCGATCCCGTCGAGGGCGGCGAGGCCGCGGGCGCTCTCGATGAGGGCGATCAGTCCGGCACGCTTGCCCGCCGCCGCGAGGAGCCGGTCCGCAATGTGCAGGGTGCCCGCATCCTCCACCTTGGGCAGGACGACGAGGTCGGGCTCCGCCTCTCCGTCGAGGAGGGCGGCGAGATCGGCGAGGCCGGCCCGCGTCTCGATCGCGTTGATCCGCAGAGCGCGGAGCGGGATGTCGTCGCGCGTCCGCGCGAGATGGTCCAGCGCCGTGCGGCGTGCCGCGTCCTTGTCGCCGGACGCGACGGCGTCCTCAAGGTCGAGGATCAGTGCGTCCGCGCCGACCGCGGCGGCCTTGCCGAACCGCTCGGGCTTGGTCGCCGGCGTGAAGAGGAGGCTGCGCAAGGGGCGCGCAGCAGAGGAAGGGTCGCTCGTCATACCCATCGATCTGGTCGAAGACCGTCATCTGTCCAATATCCATCACCGGCGTCGTTGATCGCTTTTGGAGATACCGGTGGAGTTGCGGCACCTTCGCTACTTCGTGGCCGTCGCCGAGGAGCGCAGCTTCACGCGCGCCGCCGCCCGGCTCGGCATCGGCCAGCCGCCGCTGAGCCAACAGATCAAGGACCTGGAGGCGGAGCTCGACGTGCGCCTCTTCCGGCGCCTGCCGCACGGGGCCGAGATCACCGCGGCGGGAGAAGCCTTCCTCGAAGAGGCGCGCGCGGCGATCGCCGCCTCGGCACGGGCGGCGCAGGCGGCCCGGCGGGCGGCCTGCGGCGAGACCGGCCGGCTGCGGATCGGCTGCACGGGATCGGGGTTCTTCAATCCGGTGGTGACGGGGGCTCTGCGCGGCTTCATCGCCAAGTATCCCGACGTGGACGTCGTGATCGAGGAGAACAACACCGTCGGCCTGCTGAGGCAGCTGTCCGAGGGCGATCTCGATGCCGCCTTCCTGCGCCCGTCCGAGCCGGACCTGCGGCGACTGCGCGTGCACCGGACGATCGCGGAGCCGATGCTGGTCGCGCTGCCGGCCGCCCATCCGCTCGCGGACCGGCCCCGCGTCCGGCTCGATGCGCTGCGCGACGACCGCATCGTGCTCTACCCGCGCCGCCGCGGTCCGAACCTGCACGACACGGTGACGGGCGCCTGCCGCGACGCCGGCTTCGAGCCGAGGCTCGGCCAGGAGGCGCAACAGTTCCCCTCCATCGCCAACCTCGTGGCGAGTGGCCTCGGGATCTCGATCGTACCGGCCTCGCTCGCGCAGATGCATGTCGAGGGCGTGCGCTTCCGGCCGATCGAGGAACCGGTGCCGGTCGCGCATCTCAGGCTGGTGTCGAGCGTCGACCGTGCCAATCAGGCGGCGACGCTCGCCAACTTCGGCGCCGTGGTCGCATCGCTCGCCGTCAGTCCAGCCTGACGGCGAGCGTCTCGTCCGGAAGCGATGGCGGGAAGTCTGCCATGATGCCCGGGTCGTGCCCTGGGACGATGAGGGCCTCGCTCGAAGCGAGCCTTCTGAGCTTGTCGTAGCCCTCCACACGCTCAGGACGAGGGGGAACACGCCGTCCTGCCGGAGATGCCGGCGGTAGAGGGCGCCGTCGGATGGTTGGGGCGGTCCGATCCGTCGGATGCGTCATCACGCGTGCTCCGCGCTGGTTTCGAGACGAAGGGGTTCCGGCGCCCGCAGGCTTGCCCGCCTCGGGAGGAGGTCGGCCGGCAGGGTCGGCGCGAAGCGTCAGCCGACGTAGTTCGAGATCTCGACCAGGTTCCGGTCCGGGTCCCTGATGTAGACCGAGCGGATCGGGCCGTCCGCGCCCGTGCGGTCGACGATCCCGCCCTCCTCGATGACGAGGCCGAGGGATTCCAGATGCTGCTTCACCATCTCCACCGGGACGGGGGTGATGAGACAGAAGTCGGCCGACCCGGGTGTAGGGCGGAACGCTTTCGGATCGATCTCGTGGCCCACTTGGTGCAGGTTGATCTTCTGGTTGCCGAACCTGAGCGCCTTGCGGCCGTTCCCGAAGGTGACGACCTCCATGCCGCAGGCGCGTCCATAGAAGTCGCAAGTCTTGTCGACGTCCGCGACCGTGAGGACCATGTGGTCGAAGCGATCGATGTGCATTCGGGTCTCCTCCTGTCGTGCATGAGCCGTCGCGGCGTGGGGCGACACGAGGCCGAGCGAGAGGCCGCCGAGGATCATCGTGCGGCGATTGCTGAGGTTGCTCGTCCTGTCCATCGATGCTCCCGGCGTTGCGGAGATGGGTGCGCCTCTCGGCGGCAAGTCGGTCACCGGTCAGTCCGCGGCCAGGGCCGCGTGGAGGCGGCCGGTGTCGAGGTCGCCTTCCCAGCGGGCGACGACGATCGCCGCCACGCCGTTGCCGATGGTGTTCACCAGCGCCCCGCCCTCCGAGATGAACCGGTAGACGCCGAGGATCAGGGCGAGGCTCGCGACGGCGATCGTGTGCAGAGACGGCAAAGTCGCGGCGAGCACGACGAACGAGCCGCCGGTGACGCTGGCCGCCCCCTTCGAGGTGAGCAGCAGGACGCCGATCAAGGCGAGCTGTCCTTCCCAGCCGAGCGACGTGTCGGTGGCCTGGGCCAGGAAGAGCGCCATCGTCGCGAGGTTGATGCAGGTCCCGTCGAGGTTGAACGAGTAGCCCCCGGGTACGACGAGCCCGACGGTCGACTCGCCGCAGCCGGCACGCCTCAGCTTGTCCATCAGGCGCGGCAGGGCCGTCTCGGACGACGAGGTACCCAGGACGACGAAGAGCTCCTCGCGGATGTAGCGCAGGACTTTCAGGATGCTGAACCCGGCCATCCGGGCCACGGCGCCGAGCACGACGAGGACGAAGACGATGCAGGTCAAGTAGAAGATCGCGACCATCTTCAGCATCGGCAGGAGCGTGACGATCCCGTACTTGCCGACCGTGAAGGCCATCGCGCCGAAGGCGCCGAGGGGAGCGGCCTTCATGACGATGCCGACGACGCCGAACAGGCCCTTCGCGGTTATGTCGATCACGTCGACGAGGGGCTTGACCCGCGGCCCGGCCTGGACGAGCGCCACGGCGAACAGAAGCGAGACGAACAGGACCTGGAGGATCTCGCCCTCGGCGAAGGCCCCGATGAGGGTGTTCGGGACGATGTGCGCGAGGTAGTCGACAACGCCCATGCTCTTGGCCGCGCCGCTCGCGACCGCGGCCACCGACTGGGGGTCGAGCGTCGTGGGATCGACGTGCATGCCGACGCCGGGCCGGGCGAGGTACATCGCGACGAGGCCGATCAGGAGCGCCAGCGTCGTCAGGATCTCGAAATAGATCAGGCTCTTCACACCGATCCGTCCCACTTTCCTCAGATCACCGACGCTGGCGATCCCATGAACGACGGTGCAGAAGATGATCGGTGCG from Methylorubrum populi includes these protein-coding regions:
- a CDS encoding polysaccharide deacetylase family protein; translated protein: MSGIAAAACAVSHPEISMADESAFWPNGARLAVSFSLMFEGGGQPISGAGGVIPDPIEKGLPDLPTNAFFQYGVYEGIPRLLDLFDRHQVKMSSFMIGRAVDKAPDLAREIVRRGHEAAAHGRTWENSYSLAPEAERAFISDSVASIERATGQRPVGWNAYWMRNSAHTLDILQGLGFRYHIDEPSRDEPFIVPLKGGDFVTVPYTFHMNDIVSFPFVGWNPAAYEQALRDEFDQLYEEGAHRRRMMVVSLHDRISGHAARVRALDRFLAYARSKPGVWFARKDAIADWALKAREATPVIVRGAPAETGLPGSAG
- a CDS encoding SDR family oxidoreductase, coding for MPIDLNGRSVLVVGAGGGIGRATAQAFAQGGARVVAAGRPGAKLDDAVRAAGDRAAALDFTDDAAVAAFFADREPFDHVVVAAASTKTGPVGGLALADARASMDSKFFGAYRIARSAKIRDGGSLTFVSGFLSTRPSATSVLQGAINAALEALARGLALERAPVRVNTVSPGLIDTPLYAGMRSEDRQAMFARAAGRLPAGRVGAPEDIAQAILFVATNPFVTGSTVTVDGGGTIA
- a CDS encoding glyoxalase, whose product is MRLDHATLRTRDLSGLRRFFEDVFDLRDGFRPAFGFPGHWLYAGDEPLVHLIPVRPDAPDPERGGESIDHIAFLRGDHDAFRGRLNARGIPYSRMELPEIGERRVFLHAPGRTLIEVAFRDLNTIRTGETAR
- a CDS encoding ester cyclase, which codes for MIPPFRSLAAAALLAASPAAAETLVAPDVLTVDPGLPPTQREAVVLAARRYATFWNTGDPAYARAALAETFVDETLPPGRVQGPAGPLLASEGFRKAVPDLTCEIVQMIVAGDRAVLHLRFRGHFTGTFEGKQGRGQPVAFIATDIYRVADGRIAANWHIEDNLTLLRQLGAVPAP
- a CDS encoding L-dopachrome tautomerase-related protein, which encodes MPSPRRSLAAALILSAIFAGPGRALAAEDPRLAAAMSLDVPSTGVSIAPDGRRFLVLARLDGSGGPQVVEWKDGALVPYPDAAWNGWSKGRDPAGGFVRVNAQRIGPDGALWLVDTGAPGIGNPVLAGGPKLIRVDLATNRVARVYPLAAATKADSFVDDVRFNGAHAYLTDAGAPGLIVLDLASGQARRVLDRHPSTLSDRPVSAEGKPMHGPDGKPLHIHADQLEVSPDGRWFYYQPSSGRMSRIETRYLDDPSLPDAELARHVEPFADTPSTGGTAIDAAGNLYVSDTDRLAVLKVARDGATTTLVQDPRLVWVDAMWIDAQGRLWLPAAQLDRMAPFNDGKDRVERPIRVFTLDIGARPAPNDHR
- a CDS encoding 4-hydroxybutyrate--acetyl-CoA CoA transferase yields the protein MTLSERYRAKLTSPEEAVAAIPSGSRIAMGMAMAEPPALLGALAERARAEPALDLRLYYFEATSIAGDTVLNYALRDRIKPYCMFMTGIDRKNVKAGVAHGNTKFLNYVPNNFHQSPRLLIEEAQIDTFVCTVSPMDRHGTMSFGTGNDYSTAVARAAKRLIVEVNPRMPRVFGSGAALDVSEVTAIVEHEAPLLELPVRSGSDTDRAIARTIAAMVPDGACLQMGVGALPNLVCAELSERNDLGIHSEVMCPGMVDLIRAGNVTNRAKALNRGRSVFTFAMGQKAMYDFLDDNPAVESWPVDYVNDPAVIARNDNVVSINGTIEIDLTGACNSEHMLGHQYSASGGQLDFVRGAYASRGGRSIIAASATAVHGKVSRIVPRLSGPVTTPRIDTHWIVTEFGSANLKGRSSTERAQALIAIAHPDFRDALTEAARQQHLI
- the ripB gene encoding (R)-specific enoyl-CoA hydratase RipB/Ich (Second step in itaconate degradation.), which produces MENLLSAYKTVGERRYRETSGLYFEDFEPGDVFEHRPGRTILETDNTWFTLLTLNVQQVHFDAAYAAKTEWKKMLVDSTFTLALLTGMSVRTVSAKVVANLGWDKVKASHPVFAGDTLYAESTVLHKRASESRPTQGIVTVSTRGLNQDGQEVMSFERTMLVHRRGHSPEEAAGY
- the ripC gene encoding itaconate degradation C-C-lyase RipC (Third step in itaconate degradation.), with translation MTSDPSSAARPLRSLLFTPATKPERFGKAAAVGADALILDLEDAVASGDKDAARRTALDHLARTRDDIPLRALRINAIETRAGLADLAALLDGEAEPDLVVLPKVEDAGTLHIADRLLAAAGKRAGLIALIESARGLAALDGIAGATPRLAGLMFGAADMAADLGADTAWEPLLHARSRLVAAATLSGLTTIDTPFFDIRDGDGLARETKAAVTLGFAAKAAIHPGQIATINAHLTPSPAVVDVARRILAENAKGVGTVDGRMIDEAVARKARRTLAAAGEPLPTN
- a CDS encoding LysR family transcriptional regulator, with the protein product MELRHLRYFVAVAEERSFTRAAARLGIGQPPLSQQIKDLEAELDVRLFRRLPHGAEITAAGEAFLEEARAAIAASARAAQAARRAACGETGRLRIGCTGSGFFNPVVTGALRGFIAKYPDVDVVIEENNTVGLLRQLSEGDLDAAFLRPSEPDLRRLRVHRTIAEPMLVALPAAHPLADRPRVRLDALRDDRIVLYPRRRGPNLHDTVTGACRDAGFEPRLGQEAQQFPSIANLVASGLGISIVPASLAQMHVEGVRFRPIEEPVPVAHLRLVSSVDRANQAATLANFGAVVASLAVSPA
- a CDS encoding VOC family protein, giving the protein MHIDRFDHMVLTVADVDKTCDFYGRACGMEVVTFGNGRKALRFGNQKINLHQVGHEIDPKAFRPTPGSADFCLITPVPVEMVKQHLESLGLVIEEGGIVDRTGADGPIRSVYIRDPDRNLVEISNYVG
- the dctA gene encoding C4-dicarboxylate transporter DctA, yielding MSAIAVAAPSVSVREHKKPLYRHLYVQVVGAILLGIACGQLYPDLGVALKPLGDVFIKAVKMIIAPIIFCTVVHGIASVGDLRKVGRIGVKSLIYFEILTTLALLIGLVAMYLARPGVGMHVDPTTLDPQSVAAVASGAAKSMGVVDYLAHIVPNTLIGAFAEGEILQVLFVSLLFAVALVQAGPRVKPLVDVIDITAKGLFGVVGIVMKAAPLGAFGAMAFTVGKYGIVTLLPMLKMVAIFYLTCIVFVLVVLGAVARMAGFSILKVLRYIREELFVVLGTSSSETALPRLMDKLRRAGCGESTVGLVVPGGYSFNLDGTCINLATMALFLAQATDTSLGWEGQLALIGVLLLTSKGAASVTGGSFVVLAATLPSLHTIAVASLALILGVYRFISEGGALVNTIGNGVAAIVVARWEGDLDTGRLHAALAAD